From Streptomyces sp. SCSIO 75703:
TTCAAGTGCCTGGACCGGCCCGGCCGGCTGTCGCTGGGCCCCTCGCTGCCCACGATGTACCGGATCGGCTGCACCATGACCGGCGGTTCGTCCGGCGGCGGCTGGTTCCGGGTGGTGGACGGCGAGACCCGGCTGGTGTCGAACACGTCGATCGGCCCGGTGACGGCCGGCTGGCTCGCCGGGCCCCGGCTGGGTCCGGAGGCCGAGGAGATGTACCGGACCATGAGCCGCGCGCACGGCGACGGCTGACCGGCCGGGCACGGCTGAGCCCCGCCCCCGCGGTCTGCGGGGGCGGGGCTTGGGGGCTTTCGTTGGGATCAGGCCGGGCTCGCGGGGTCCGGCTTGATCCCAACGAAAGCCCCCAGGTGGGTCAGAGCGCCGGGGCGGGGACGTACGGCGTGAGTTCCGCCGCGAGTTCCTCGTGCACGCGGGCCTTGATCAGCGTGCCGTCCGCGGTGTGCTCCTCGGAGAGCACCTCGCCCTCGTCGTGCGCGCGGGCGACGAGCTTGCCCCGTGTGTACGGGACCAGCGCCTCGACCTCGACCGAGGGCCGGGGCAGTTCGCGGTCGATCAGTTCGAGCAGTTCCCCGATGCCGTCGCCGGTGCGGGCGGAGACCGCGAGGGAGTGCTTCTCCACGCGCATCAGCCGCTGGAGCACCAGCGGGTCGGCCAGGTCCGCCTTGTTGATGACGACGATCTCGGGCACGTCGCCGGCGCCGACGTCCCTGATCACCTCGCGCACGGCGGCGAGCTGCTCCTCGGGGGCCGGGTGCGCGCCGTCCACGACGTGCAGGATCAGGTCGGACTCGGCGACCTCCTCCATCGTGGAGCGGAACGCCTCGACCAGGTGGTGCGGCAGGTGCCGGACGAATCCGACGGTGTCCGCCAGGGTGTAGAGCCGGCCGCTCGGCGTCTCGGCCCGGCGCACGGTCGGGTCGAGGGTGGCGAACAGCGCGTTCTCCACGAGCACGCCCGCACCGGTGAGCCGGTTGAGCAGCGAGGACTTGCCCGCGTTGGTGTAACCGGCGATGGCGACGGAGGGCACCCGGTGGCGCTTGCGTTCCTGGCGCTTGATGTCGCGGCCGGTCTTCATCTCGGCGATCTCACGGCGCAGCTTCGCCATCTTCTCGCGGATGCGCCGGCGGTCCGTCTCGATCTTGGTCTCACCGGGGCCGCGGGTGGCGAGGCCGCCGCCCGAGCCGCCGCCCATCTGCCGGGACAGCGACTGACCCCAGCCGCGCAGCCTCGGCAGCATGTACTGCATCTGCGCGAGCGCCACCTGCGCCTTGCCCTCCCGGGACGTGGCGTGCTGGGCGAAGATGTCGAGGATCAGGGCCGTGCGGTCGATGACCTTGGCCTTGACGACGTCTTCCAGGTGGACGAGCTGGCCGGGGCTCAGCTCACCGTCGCAGACGACGGTGTCGGCGCCGCTCTCCAGGACCACGTCCCGGAGCTGCTGGGCCTTGCCGGAGCCGATGTAGGTGGCCGCGTCGGGCTTGTCGCGGCGCTGGATCACGCCGTCGAGCACGATCGCGCCCGCGGTCTCGGCGAGGGCGGCCAGCTCGGCGAGCGAGTTCTCCGCGTCCCGCGCGGTGCCCGAGGTCCAGACGCCGACGAGGACGACCCGCTCCAGCCGGAGCTGCCGGTACTCGACCTCGGTGACGTCCTCCAGCTCGGTGGAGAGGCCCGCCACCCGGCGCAGAGCCGCCCGGTCGGAGCGGTCGAACTGATCGCCGTCCCACTCCGTGCCGAGCTCGGGGCTCCAGGCGACGTCCTCTTCCATCAGGGCATCGGCCCGAAGGCCCTCGGGGTAGGTCTGCGCGAGACGCTTGGTGTCCTGGGAGGGAGAAGAAGAGGAGGTCATTGGTTCCTTACGTAGCGGGGAAACGTGAGCCGACGGCACTTGTCACAACGCGTGGGGGCACGAGGAGATTCCCGGGCCCGGACCGCGCCGTCCCGATGATGGTCGCACGGGACGGGGCGTCTCGTCATCGGGTTATCCGGCGGTTGCCTGCCGGGCGGGCGCCTTGTCCGTCGCGGCCACCGGTGCCGGGGCGGCGGGGGCGGGCTGCCAGTCGGGGTGGCCGGGCATCGGCGGGGTCTTCGCGTCGTGGAGCCAGGCGTGGAGGAAGCCGGTCAGGTCGCGGCCGGCGGTCTCGGAGGCGAGGCGGACGAAGTCGCCGGTGGAGGCGTTGCCGTCCCGGTGGCGCGCGGTCCAGCTCCGTTCCAGGCGCTCGAAGGCGGGGCGGCCGATCTCCTGGCGCAGCGCGTAGAGGACGAGGGCGGCGCCGTCGTAGACGTTGGCGCGGAAGATGCCGATCTTGTTGCCGGTGGACGGCGGCTTGGGGGCGCCGGGCGGTCCGCCCGAGGCCCGCCACCGGTCGGAGGCGCCGTAGGCGGCCTTCATGCGGTCGGCCAGCGGCCGGCCGGCGGTCTCCTCGCTCCACAGGGCCTCGTACCAGGTGGCGTGGCCCTCGTTGAGCCACAGGTCGGACCAGGAGCGGGGGCTGACGCTGTTGCCGAACCACTGGTGCGCCAGCTCGTGCACCATCAGCGACTCGACGTACCAGGCGGGGTAGCCGGGCTCGGTGAACAGTCCCTTCTCGAAGAGGGAGAGCGTCTGCGTCTCGAGTTCGAAGCCGGTGGTGGCGTCGGCCATGAGCAGGCCGTACGTCTCGAAGGGGTAGCGGCCGGCCTTCTCCTCCATCCAGGCGATCTGGCCCGGGGTCTTCGCCAGCCAGGGTTCGAGGGCCGCCTCCTGGCCCTCGGGCACGACGTCCCGGACGGGCAGGCCGTGCGGGCCGGGGCGGCGCAGCACGCTGGAGCGGCCGATGGAGACCTGGACGAGTTCGGTGGCCATCGGGTGGGCGGAGCGGTAGGTCCAGGTGGCCGAGCCGCCGGCCCGCCGTACGGTCACCGGCAGGCCGTTGGCGACGGCGGTGAGCCCGTCGGGGACGGTCACGCGGAAGGTGAAGCGGGCCTTGTCCGCGGGGTGGTCGTTGCAGGGGAAGACCAGGTGGGCGACGTCGGCCTGGTTGGCCATGGCGAGCCCGTCGGCGGTGCGCACCCAGCCGCCCTGGCGGCCCTCGGGGGAGACGGGGTCGCTGGTGTGGCGCACGGTGATCCGCGTCCGGTCGCCCTTCTCCAGGGCCTTGCGGGGCGTGATCACGAGGTCCTCGCCGGCCGTGGCGAAGCGCGCCGGTTCGCCGTCGACCTCGACGGAGCCGACCGTGCCGTGGGCGAAGTCGAGGTTGATCCGGTCCAGACCGGCGGTGGTGCGGGCGTCGATGACGGTGACGGCGCGCAGCGGCTCGGTGTTGGTGCCGGAGTAGGTGAGGGAGAGGTCGTACGCGGTCACGTCGTAGCCGGGGTTGCCGAGGTGCGGGAAGAGGGGGTCGCCGATGCCGAGCGGGACCGGCGGGGTGTCGGCGGCGACCAGGCAGACGGTGACGGCCGGGGCGAGCAGCGCGACCGCCCGCAGCCGGCGGCGGGCGCGGCGGGAGGCGGCGGGGCGGGGGGTGTGCGGCATCCCCCACGGCTATCAGCGCGGGCGGGCGGCACGGCGACGGCGCGCGCCCGGGGCACCCGAACGGGTACCCGGGAGCCTTCCCGCCGCCGTCGGCCCTCCGGCCCGGCGAGGCCGGGCTCCTCAGACCCCCGTGGTCTGGGGCTGGGCTCGGCTCACGTCGTACACGCCGGCCACGTTGCGCATCGCGCGCATCAGGACGGGCAGGCGCGCGGCGTCCGGGAGGAGCACGGTGTACGTGTGCCGCACCCGCTGCCGGTCGGGCGGCTCGACGGTCGCGGAGACGATCTGGGCGCCCTCCTGGGCCATGGCCTCGGTGAGGTCGGCGAGCAGGTGCGGGCGGCCGAACGATTCGGCGAGCAGCGTGACCCGGCATCCGGCGGTCTCGCCCCAGCGCACGCCGACCTCGGTACGTCCGGTGTCGCGCATGCGGGCGACCGCGCCGCAGCCGACGCGGTGCACGGTGACGACTCCCCCGCGCACGGCGAAGCCGGTCACCTCGTCGGGCGGTACGGGGGTGCAGCAGCCGGCCAGCCGTACGGTCGCTCCGGGCAGGTCGGCGATCACGTCGTCGGGGCCGGGCCGCGGGGCCGCGCCCTCGGCCGGGGGGCGCGGGACGGGCGCCTCGGCGGCGGGGGCCGGGCCGGGCGGGCCGGTGCGCGGTGACTCGGCGGCGGGGGGCTGCGGGCGGGCGGCGAGGCGGCGCTGGATGGCGATGCGCGCGGTGGGGGTGTGGGCGTGCTCCAGCCACTCCTCGGAGGGCTCGGACGCCGGGTCCTGGCCCATCAGGAGCTGCACCGAGTCGCCGTCCCTGAGCACGGTGCTGAGGGTGGCGAGGCGCCCGTTGACGCGGGCGCCGATACAGGCGTGCGCGTCCTCCCCGTACTGGGCGTAGGCGGCGTCGACGCAGGTCGCGCCCTCGGGGAGGCCGAGGCTGCCGCCGTCGGGGCGGAAGACGGTGATCTCGCGGTCCTGGGCGAGGTCCTCGCGCAGGGTGGACCAGAAGGTGTCCGCGTCGGGGGCGCCCCGCTGCCAGTCGAGCAGCCGGGAGAGCCAGCCGGGGCGGGTGGGGTCGGCGCGCTCTCCGTCCTCGCTCTGTTCCTCCGAGGGAGGGGCGTAGGGGTTGCCGAGGGCGACGACCCCGGCCTCGGCGACCTTGTGCATCTGGTGGGTGCGGATGAGGACTTCGACGACCTGGCCGTCGCCCGGGCGGGTCACGGCGGTGTGCAGCGACTGGTACAGGTTGAACTTGGGGACGGCGATGAAGTCCTTGAACTCCGCGACGACGGGCGTCATGCACGTGTGCAGTTCGCCGAGGACCGCGTAGCAGTCGGCGTCCTCCTGGACGAGGACGAGGAGCCGGCCGAAGTCGGCGCCGCCGAGCGGGGCCCGGCTGCGGGAGACGCGGTGCACGGAGACGAAGTGCCGGGGCCGGATGAGGACTTCGGCGCTGATGTCGGCCTCGCGCAGCACGGTGCGTACCTCGTCGGCGGCGGTGGCGAGGGGGTTGTCGGGGCGGGCGCCGTTGTCGTCGACGAGTTGCCTGGTGCGCGCGTACTCCTCGGGGTGCAGGACCGCGAAGACCAGGTCCTCCAGCTCGGACTTGAGCGCCTGGACGCCGAGCCGTTCGGCGAGCGGGATGAGCACGTCCCGGGTCACTCTGGCGATGCGTTCCTGCTTCTCGCGGCGCATGACACCGAGGGTGCGCATGTTGTGCAGCCGGTCGGCGAGTTTGATGGACATCACGCGGACGTCGTTGCCGGTGGCGAGGAGCATCTTGCGGAAGGTCTCGGGCTCGGCGGCGGCGCCGTAGTCGACCTTCTCCAGTTTGGTGACGCCGTCGACGAGGTAGCGGACCTCGGCGCCGAACTCCTTGCCGACCTGGTCGAGCGTCACCTCGGTGTCCTCGACGGTGTCGTGCAGGAGGGAGGCGGTGAGCGTCGTGGTCTCCGCGCCGAGTTCGGCGAGGATGAGGGTGACGGCGAGGGGGTGCGTGATGTACGGCTCGCCGCTCTTGCGCATCTGGCCGCGGTGCGAGGACTCGGCCAGCAGGTAGGCGTGGCGCAGTGGCTCGACGTCGGCGTCGGGGTGGTGGGCGCGGTGCGCCTCGACGACGTGGCCGATGGCGGCGGGCAGCCGGCCGCGGGTGGCGGTGCCGAGCAGGGCGGCGCGGCCCAGGCGGCGCAGGTCGATGCGGGGGCGGGCCTTGCGGCGGGAGGCGGCCGGGGTGACGCCGCCGGCCGTCGTGGGCATCGCTGGGCCTGGGGTCGCGGGTTTCGCGGCCTCCGCGTTCATGGGCACCTCCGGCTGCACGGACCGGTGGACGGGGTATCCCAGGGCGGACACGGCTCAGGGGATGGTGTCGGTCCCCCGTCCGGACCGGTGCTTGATGCTATCGAGCCCACCACGTGCGGCCGACCGCCTCTCGCCGAGCGTGAAACGGATCACCCATTCGAGCGAAGGTGCGGTGCTTGACGTTTCCGCCCGGAGTGCCTGAGTCCGGTCAGGGCCGGGTGGGGCGGGTGGGGTTCGGGTGGCGGTGTCCGCCGGGTCCTGGTCAGTCGCCCACCCCTTCCAGCCACGCGGGGTCCAGTTCGCCCTCGGCCACGATCACGGCGGGACCGGTCATCTCGATCTCGCCGTCGGGCCGCTCGGTGATCACCAGGGTGCCGCCGGGCACGTCGACCGTGTACGTCGCCGGAACGCCGGTGAGCGCGGGGTCGGCGCCGTCCCGGCGGGCGGCGGCCACGGCGACGGCGCAGGCGCCGGTGCCGCAGGAGCGGGTCTCCCCGGAGCCGCGCTCGTGGACGCGCATGGCGACGTGCCGGGGGCCCCGGTCGGCCACGAACTCGACGTTCACCCCGTGCGGGTACGCCGTCGCGGGGCGGACGGGCGGCGGGGAGAGCAGGTCGCCGGCGTGGTCGAGGTCGGCCACGAAGGCGACGGCGTGCGGATTGCCCATGTCGACGTGGCGGGCCGGCCAGGCGCGCTCGCCGACGCTCACCTCGACGTCGCCCCCGGGCAGCAGGGCGCGGCCCATGCCGACCGTGACGTCGCCGCCCTTGGCGAGGTGCACGCGTTTGACGCCGCCCCGGGTGGCCACGGTGAGGTCGCCCTCGGCCACGAGCCCGGCGTGCCGGAGGTAGCGGGCGAAGACGCGCACGCCGTTGCCGCACATCTCGGCGATCGAGCCGTCGCTGTTGCGGTAGTCCATGAACCACTCCGCGTCGGCGGCCATGTCCCGGGCCTCGGGGTGGGCCGCGGAGCGCACCACGTGCAGCACG
This genomic window contains:
- the hflX gene encoding GTPase HflX, with translation MTSSSSPSQDTKRLAQTYPEGLRADALMEEDVAWSPELGTEWDGDQFDRSDRAALRRVAGLSTELEDVTEVEYRQLRLERVVLVGVWTSGTARDAENSLAELAALAETAGAIVLDGVIQRRDKPDAATYIGSGKAQQLRDVVLESGADTVVCDGELSPGQLVHLEDVVKAKVIDRTALILDIFAQHATSREGKAQVALAQMQYMLPRLRGWGQSLSRQMGGGSGGGLATRGPGETKIETDRRRIREKMAKLRREIAEMKTGRDIKRQERKRHRVPSVAIAGYTNAGKSSLLNRLTGAGVLVENALFATLDPTVRRAETPSGRLYTLADTVGFVRHLPHHLVEAFRSTMEEVAESDLILHVVDGAHPAPEEQLAAVREVIRDVGAGDVPEIVVINKADLADPLVLQRLMRVEKHSLAVSARTGDGIGELLELIDRELPRPSVEVEALVPYTRGKLVARAHDEGEVLSEEHTADGTLIKARVHEELAAELTPYVPAPAL
- a CDS encoding M1 family metallopeptidase, which codes for MPHTPRPAASRRARRRLRAVALLAPAVTVCLVAADTPPVPLGIGDPLFPHLGNPGYDVTAYDLSLTYSGTNTEPLRAVTVIDARTTAGLDRINLDFAHGTVGSVEVDGEPARFATAGEDLVITPRKALEKGDRTRITVRHTSDPVSPEGRQGGWVRTADGLAMANQADVAHLVFPCNDHPADKARFTFRVTVPDGLTAVANGLPVTVRRAGGSATWTYRSAHPMATELVQVSIGRSSVLRRPGPHGLPVRDVVPEGQEAALEPWLAKTPGQIAWMEEKAGRYPFETYGLLMADATTGFELETQTLSLFEKGLFTEPGYPAWYVESLMVHELAHQWFGNSVSPRSWSDLWLNEGHATWYEALWSEETAGRPLADRMKAAYGASDRWRASGGPPGAPKPPSTGNKIGIFRANVYDGAALVLYALRQEIGRPAFERLERSWTARHRDGNASTGDFVRLASETAGRDLTGFLHAWLHDAKTPPMPGHPDWQPAPAAPAPVAATDKAPARQATAG
- a CDS encoding HD domain-containing protein; the protein is MNAEAAKPATPGPAMPTTAGGVTPAASRRKARPRIDLRRLGRAALLGTATRGRLPAAIGHVVEAHRAHHPDADVEPLRHAYLLAESSHRGQMRKSGEPYITHPLAVTLILAELGAETTTLTASLLHDTVEDTEVTLDQVGKEFGAEVRYLVDGVTKLEKVDYGAAAEPETFRKMLLATGNDVRVMSIKLADRLHNMRTLGVMRREKQERIARVTRDVLIPLAERLGVQALKSELEDLVFAVLHPEEYARTRQLVDDNGARPDNPLATAADEVRTVLREADISAEVLIRPRHFVSVHRVSRSRAPLGGADFGRLLVLVQEDADCYAVLGELHTCMTPVVAEFKDFIAVPKFNLYQSLHTAVTRPGDGQVVEVLIRTHQMHKVAEAGVVALGNPYAPPSEEQSEDGERADPTRPGWLSRLLDWQRGAPDADTFWSTLREDLAQDREITVFRPDGGSLGLPEGATCVDAAYAQYGEDAHACIGARVNGRLATLSTVLRDGDSVQLLMGQDPASEPSEEWLEHAHTPTARIAIQRRLAARPQPPAAESPRTGPPGPAPAAEAPVPRPPAEGAAPRPGPDDVIADLPGATVRLAGCCTPVPPDEVTGFAVRGGVVTVHRVGCGAVARMRDTGRTEVGVRWGETAGCRVTLLAESFGRPHLLADLTEAMAQEGAQIVSATVEPPDRQRVRHTYTVLLPDAARLPVLMRAMRNVAGVYDVSRAQPQTTGV
- the dapF gene encoding diaminopimelate epimerase, whose product is MSTRIAFLKGHGTENDFVIVPDPDNALDLPAATVAALCDRRAGVGGDGVLHVVRSAAHPEARDMAADAEWFMDYRNSDGSIAEMCGNGVRVFARYLRHAGLVAEGDLTVATRGGVKRVHLAKGGDVTVGMGRALLPGGDVEVSVGERAWPARHVDMGNPHAVAFVADLDHAGDLLSPPPVRPATAYPHGVNVEFVADRGPRHVAMRVHERGSGETRSCGTGACAVAVAAARRDGADPALTGVPATYTVDVPGGTLVITERPDGEIEMTGPAVIVAEGELDPAWLEGVGD